Proteins encoded together in one Stutzerimonas stutzeri window:
- a CDS encoding DUF485 domain-containing protein, which translates to MHNENVYRQIYANPRFQELVAKRGRFAWLLSAVMLGAYLAFILLIAFEPKILGIPLSANTVTTWGIPVGIGVIFMAFILTGVYVQRANGEFDRINQEILNEAQK; encoded by the coding sequence ATGCACAATGAAAATGTTTACCGGCAGATTTATGCCAATCCGCGTTTCCAGGAGCTGGTGGCCAAGCGCGGGCGTTTCGCCTGGCTGCTGTCGGCCGTCATGCTCGGCGCCTACCTGGCGTTCATCCTGTTGATCGCCTTCGAGCCGAAGATCCTCGGCATTCCGCTGTCCGCCAATACCGTGACCACCTGGGGCATTCCGGTTGGCATCGGAGTGATCTTCATGGCGTTCATCCTGACCGGTGTCTATGTGCAGCGTGCCAACGGTGAGTTCGATCGCATCAACCAGGAAATCCTCAACGAGGCACAGAAATAA
- a CDS encoding class I SAM-dependent methyltransferase, producing the protein MERFLQATRGAPEHPSLRKALNLWKAPPGTALDLGCGAGRDSLALLRDGWSVVALDQSSPALDALRAQVDTGVHKLTTLCEPFESGAPLPTVELVNASFALPFCKPEAFTSLWTRIMECLCRGGLFSGHFFGLRDSWAGRNLTCHRYEQLLELFEDWELLELNEIEFDGKTATGQDKHWHLFEAIARRR; encoded by the coding sequence ATGGAGCGATTTCTTCAGGCGACCCGCGGCGCCCCCGAACATCCCAGCCTGCGCAAGGCGCTCAACCTCTGGAAAGCGCCTCCCGGAACCGCGCTTGACCTGGGCTGCGGCGCAGGTCGCGACAGCCTGGCGCTGCTGCGCGATGGCTGGAGCGTGGTCGCACTCGATCAGTCCAGCCCCGCGCTCGATGCGCTGCGGGCACAGGTGGACACCGGTGTGCATAAGCTCACCACGCTCTGCGAGCCATTCGAGAGTGGTGCTCCCCTTCCCACCGTCGAGCTGGTTAATGCCAGTTTCGCTTTACCGTTCTGCAAACCGGAGGCATTCACGAGTCTCTGGACGCGCATCATGGAGTGCCTGTGCAGGGGTGGCCTGTTCAGCGGTCACTTTTTCGGGCTTCGTGACAGCTGGGCGGGGCGCAACCTCACCTGTCACCGTTATGAGCAGCTTCTGGAGTTGTTCGAAGACTGGGAGCTGCTGGAGCTCAACGAGATCGAGTTCGACGGCAAGACGGCGACCGGCCAAGACAAGCACTGGCATCTGTTCGAGGCCATCGCTCGGCGCAGGTGA
- a CDS encoding pirin family protein has product MSQREILSITTGRPTSDGAGVSLTRVFGGAAPERFDPFLMLDEFGSNDPDEYIAGFPPHPHRGFETITYMLEGRMRHEDHMGNVGRLESGGVQWMTAARGVIHSEMPEQEQGLMRGFQLWLNLPAHAKLGEPGYRDFAPAEIPQLTLPGGVQAKVIAGTLKVDGIEQPGVVQRPDTEPQLFDLHLPAGSGISPQVPEGHRLLLYVYEGALRLGEHTLGKGQLVRLSEHGEVRLHSESGTRLLLLAGRPLGEPIVQYGPFVMNSREEIEQALRDFRDGTLA; this is encoded by the coding sequence ATGTCCCAGCGTGAAATCCTTTCCATCACCACCGGCCGCCCGACTTCCGATGGCGCCGGCGTCAGTCTTACGCGCGTATTTGGCGGCGCCGCGCCGGAGCGCTTCGATCCGTTCCTGATGCTCGACGAGTTCGGCTCCAACGATCCCGACGAGTACATCGCCGGCTTTCCACCACATCCGCACCGCGGCTTCGAAACCATCACCTACATGCTCGAGGGGCGCATGCGTCACGAGGATCACATGGGCAATGTCGGGCGGCTGGAAAGTGGCGGCGTCCAGTGGATGACCGCAGCGCGCGGTGTGATCCACAGCGAGATGCCGGAGCAGGAGCAAGGCCTCATGCGCGGCTTCCAGCTGTGGCTGAACCTGCCCGCCCACGCCAAGCTCGGCGAGCCGGGCTACCGTGACTTCGCACCGGCGGAAATTCCACAGCTGACGCTGCCAGGCGGGGTCCAGGCAAAAGTCATCGCCGGCACGCTGAAGGTCGACGGCATCGAGCAGCCGGGCGTCGTGCAGCGTCCGGATACCGAGCCGCAGCTTTTCGATCTGCATCTGCCGGCCGGTAGCGGCATCAGCCCGCAGGTGCCGGAAGGCCATCGGCTGCTGCTTTATGTCTACGAGGGTGCGCTGCGCCTTGGCGAACACACGCTGGGCAAAGGCCAGCTGGTGCGCCTGTCCGAACATGGTGAGGTGCGGTTGCACAGCGAGTCGGGAACCCGCCTGCTGCTGTTGGCCGGGCGCCCCCTGGGCGAGCCCATCGTGCAGTACGGCCCCTTCGTAATGAACAGCCGGGAGGAGATCGAGCAGGCGCTGCGGGATTTCCGCGATGGAACGCTGGCCTGA
- a CDS encoding cation acetate symporter: MILRFLMTALLLAVSPALLADAITGEVQKQATNYTAIIMFVVFIVFTMGITKWAAKRNTSTADYYTAGGSITGFQNGLAIAGDFMSAASFLGISALVYTSGYDGLIYSIGFLVGWPIILFLMAERLRNLGKFTFSDVASYRLGQTQIRLLSAFGSLIVVAFYLIAQMVGAGKLIQLLFGLDYYVAVVLVGVLMVMYVLFGGMLATTWVQIIKAVLLLSGASFMAIMVMKTVGFDFGSLFAEAVKIHEKGAQIMSPGGLVSDPISAISLGLALMFGTAGLPHILMRFFTVSDAKEARKSVFYATGFIGYFYILTFIIGFGAILLVSTNPDFKDVTGAIVGGTNMVAIHLASAVGGNLFLGFISAVAFATILAVVAGLTLAGASAVSHDLYACVIKQGKAREEDEMRVTKLTTLTLGVVAILLGIIFEKQNIAFMVGLAFSIAASCNFPVLFLSMYWKGLSTRGALFGGALGLITALVLTIISPTVWVDVFGYAEAIFPYKYPALFSMVAAFVGIWFFSVTDNSKRAGEERERFFAQFVRSQTGLGATGAVAH; this comes from the coding sequence ATGATCCTGCGTTTCCTGATGACTGCCCTGCTGTTGGCAGTCTCGCCCGCGCTGCTCGCCGATGCCATTACCGGCGAAGTCCAGAAGCAGGCCACCAACTACACCGCCATCATCATGTTCGTGGTGTTCATCGTGTTCACCATGGGCATCACCAAGTGGGCGGCCAAGCGCAACACCTCGACCGCTGACTACTACACCGCCGGCGGCAGCATCACCGGCTTCCAGAATGGTCTGGCGATTGCCGGCGACTTCATGTCGGCGGCGTCCTTCCTCGGCATTTCCGCGCTGGTCTACACCAGCGGTTACGACGGCCTGATCTACTCCATTGGTTTCCTCGTCGGTTGGCCGATCATCCTGTTCCTGATGGCTGAGCGCCTGCGCAACCTGGGCAAGTTCACCTTCTCCGACGTGGCGTCCTATCGCCTCGGCCAGACGCAGATCCGTCTGCTCTCGGCATTCGGCTCGCTGATCGTGGTGGCCTTCTACCTGATCGCGCAGATGGTCGGTGCCGGCAAGCTGATCCAGCTGCTGTTCGGCCTGGACTACTACGTGGCTGTGGTGCTGGTCGGTGTGCTGATGGTCATGTACGTGCTGTTCGGCGGCATGCTGGCGACCACCTGGGTGCAGATCATCAAGGCGGTCCTGCTGCTGTCGGGCGCCAGCTTCATGGCCATCATGGTGATGAAGACCGTCGGCTTCGATTTCGGCAGCCTGTTCGCCGAAGCGGTGAAGATCCACGAGAAAGGCGCGCAGATCATGAGCCCGGGCGGTCTGGTTTCCGACCCGATCTCGGCGATTTCCCTGGGCCTGGCACTGATGTTCGGTACCGCCGGCCTGCCGCACATCCTGATGCGCTTCTTCACCGTGTCCGACGCCAAGGAAGCGCGCAAGAGCGTGTTCTACGCCACCGGCTTCATCGGCTACTTCTACATCCTGACCTTCATCATCGGCTTCGGCGCGATCCTGCTGGTCAGCACCAACCCGGACTTCAAGGACGTGACCGGTGCCATCGTCGGCGGCACCAACATGGTCGCCATCCACCTGGCCAGCGCCGTGGGCGGCAATCTGTTCCTCGGTTTCATCTCCGCGGTCGCCTTCGCCACCATCCTCGCGGTAGTGGCCGGCCTGACCCTGGCCGGTGCCTCGGCGGTTTCCCATGACCTCTATGCCTGCGTGATCAAGCAGGGCAAGGCGCGGGAAGAGGACGAGATGCGTGTGACCAAGCTGACCACCCTGACCCTGGGCGTGGTGGCGATTCTGCTTGGCATCATCTTCGAGAAGCAGAACATCGCCTTCATGGTCGGCCTGGCGTTCTCCATCGCCGCCAGCTGCAACTTCCCCGTGCTGTTCCTTTCCATGTACTGGAAGGGGCTGAGCACGCGCGGTGCGCTGTTCGGCGGCGCGCTGGGCCTGATCACCGCGCTGGTGCTGACCATCATCAGCCCCACCGTGTGGGTCGACGTGTTCGGCTATGCCGAGGCGATCTTCCCCTACAAGTACCCGGCGCTGTTCTCTATGGTCGCCGCCTTCGTCGGTATCTGGTTCTTCTCGGTTACCGACAACTCCAAGCGGGCAGGGGAGGAGCGTGAGCGCTTCTTCGCCCAGTTCGTCCGTTCGCAGACCGGTCTGGGTGCAACTGGCGCCGTCGCTCACTAA
- a CDS encoding DUF2061 domain-containing protein, translated as MLKTVTFTLMHFCIAFSVTYALTGSIAIGGLVAAIEPLCNSVGFYFHEKVWQRFERSRRSAAIPKHAWLHHQA; from the coding sequence ATGCTCAAGACCGTGACGTTCACCCTGATGCACTTCTGCATCGCCTTTTCGGTGACCTACGCGCTGACCGGCAGCATCGCCATCGGTGGACTGGTCGCCGCCATCGAGCCGCTGTGCAATTCGGTAGGTTTCTACTTCCACGAGAAGGTCTGGCAGCGATTCGAACGCAGTAGACGCAGCGCAGCGATTCCTAAGCATGCCTGGCTGCATCATCAGGCGTGA
- the minC gene encoding septum site-determining protein MinC translates to MSQADLPDQSPAFQLKGSMLAITVLELASNDIERLDEQLAAKVEQAPDFFNNTPLVLALDKLPEAAREIDIKALVALCRKHRLRTLALRASEPAHIEAAAVLDLPVLPPSGARERQVDLASKAPAKPAEPVYRPTRVVTTPIRGGQQIYAQGGDLIVLAPVSPGAELLADGNIHVYGPLRGRALAGIKGDTSARIFCQQLAAEMVSIAGQYKVAEDLRRDPLWAEAVRISLSGDVLNITRL, encoded by the coding sequence ATGAGCCAAGCCGACCTCCCCGACCAGTCCCCAGCCTTCCAGCTCAAGGGCAGCATGCTCGCCATCACCGTGCTGGAGCTGGCCAGCAACGACATCGAACGTCTCGACGAACAGCTCGCGGCCAAGGTCGAACAAGCCCCGGACTTCTTCAACAATACGCCGCTGGTCCTGGCGCTGGACAAGTTGCCCGAGGCGGCGCGGGAAATCGACATCAAGGCATTGGTCGCACTCTGCCGCAAGCATCGGTTGCGCACCCTGGCCCTGCGCGCCAGCGAGCCGGCGCATATCGAAGCAGCGGCGGTGCTGGATCTACCGGTGCTGCCGCCTTCGGGGGCTCGCGAGCGCCAGGTCGACCTGGCATCGAAGGCTCCGGCCAAGCCTGCCGAACCGGTCTACCGCCCGACCCGCGTGGTCACCACGCCCATCCGCGGCGGCCAGCAGATCTACGCACAGGGCGGCGACCTCATTGTGCTGGCGCCGGTAAGCCCCGGTGCGGAACTTCTCGCCGATGGCAACATCCATGTCTACGGTCCGCTTCGCGGTCGCGCCCTGGCTGGCATCAAGGGCGATACTTCGGCGCGGATCTTCTGCCAGCAGCTCGCAGCGGAAATGGTCTCCATCGCCGGCCAATACAAGGTCGCCGAGGACCTGCGACGCGATCCTCTCTGGGCTGAAGCGGTACGCATCAGCCTCTCCGGCGACGTGTTGAACATCACCCGCCTTTAA
- a CDS encoding serine protein kinase PrkA has protein sequence MQLLLRLTALLALIVTPLHAADLSIEEYGYPLANPFEATIAGTPSALRAEVPSDDAIDQADYSLRLRPEREFTLPDNFWPVKQLRYRLARQRGPAPLIFIISGTGAHYSAGKTEALKRLFYGAGYHVVQLSSPTSYDFMSAASRYATPGISADDAKDLYRVMQAIRARHHKLPVTEFHLTGYSLGALNAAFVSQLDETRGSFNFKRVLLLNPPVNLYTSVGNLDKLVQTRVEGIDDHTTFYEVVLEKLTRYYQQRGYIDLDEAMLYDFQQSTLKLSDEQMAMLIGSVFRFSAADINFTSDLINRRGLIVPQDYPINEGTRLEPFFKRALLCDFDCYITEQLIPMWRAQYDGGSLPQLIQQVSLYALEDYLRQSPKIAVMHNADDLILGAGDIGFLRRTFGDRLTLYPRGGHCGNLTYRVNAQHMLEFFRG, from the coding sequence ATGCAGCTGTTGTTGCGCCTGACCGCCCTGCTCGCCCTTATCGTTACGCCGCTGCACGCGGCTGATCTCAGCATCGAGGAGTATGGCTACCCCCTGGCCAATCCTTTCGAAGCGACCATCGCCGGCACGCCGAGCGCATTGCGCGCCGAGGTACCCAGTGACGACGCCATCGACCAGGCTGACTACAGCCTGCGTCTGCGGCCGGAGCGCGAATTCACCCTGCCGGACAACTTCTGGCCGGTCAAACAGCTGCGCTATCGCCTGGCACGCCAGCGCGGGCCGGCGCCGCTGATCTTCATCATTTCCGGCACCGGTGCGCATTACTCGGCGGGCAAGACCGAGGCACTCAAGCGGCTGTTCTACGGCGCCGGCTACCACGTGGTGCAGCTGTCTTCGCCTACCAGCTACGACTTCATGTCCGCTGCCTCGCGCTATGCCACACCGGGCATCAGTGCCGACGATGCCAAGGATCTCTATCGGGTCATGCAGGCCATTCGCGCCAGGCACCACAAGCTGCCTGTCACCGAGTTCCACCTCACCGGCTACAGCCTCGGCGCGCTGAACGCCGCGTTCGTCAGCCAGCTGGACGAAACCCGCGGCAGCTTCAACTTCAAGCGCGTGCTGCTGCTCAACCCGCCGGTAAACCTCTACACCTCGGTCGGTAACCTGGACAAGCTGGTGCAAACCCGCGTCGAAGGCATCGACGACCACACCACCTTCTATGAAGTGGTGCTGGAAAAACTGACCCGCTACTACCAGCAGCGCGGCTACATCGACCTCGACGAGGCGATGCTCTACGACTTCCAGCAGTCGACGCTGAAGCTCAGCGATGAGCAGATGGCCATGCTGATCGGCTCGGTGTTCCGTTTTTCCGCGGCCGACATCAATTTCACCTCGGACCTGATCAACCGGCGCGGGCTGATCGTGCCGCAGGATTATCCGATCAACGAGGGCACGCGTCTGGAGCCATTCTTCAAGCGCGCCCTGCTCTGCGATTTCGACTGCTACATCACCGAGCAGCTGATTCCCATGTGGCGGGCGCAGTACGACGGCGGCAGCCTGCCGCAGCTGATCCAGCAGGTCAGCCTTTACGCCCTTGAGGATTATCTGCGCCAGAGCCCGAAGATCGCGGTCATGCACAATGCAGACGACCTGATCCTCGGTGCCGGTGATATCGGCTTCCTGCGCCGCACCTTCGGCGACCGTCTGACGCTGTACCCGCGCGGCGGCCACTGCGGCAATCTCACCTACCGCGTCAACGCCCAACACATGCTGGAGTTCTTCCGTGGCTAA
- a CDS encoding M18 family aminopeptidase, with product MRKALNQGLIEYLQASPTPFHATQNLAQALQAAGYRALDEREVWHTEPGGRYYVTRNDSAIVAFQLGSKSLVEHGLRPVGAHTDSPCLRVKPQPELQRQGFWQVGVEVYGGALLAPWFDRDLSLAGRVTYSRDGRIESQLIDFKLPIATIPNLAIHLNREANQGWAINAQNELPPILAQIASQESPDFRALLADQLGREHGLVADVVLDFELSFYDTQSAAVIGLHGDFIAGARLDNLLSCFAGLQALLAAEREHTCVLVCTDHEEVGSTSMCGADGPFLEQVLRRLLPDEDDFQRAVSHSLLISADNAHAVHPNYADKHDGNHGPKLNAGPVIKVNNNQRYATSSETAGFFRHLCLENEVPVQSFVTRSDMGCGSTIGPITASQLGVRTVDIGLPTFAMHSIRELAGSQDLAHLVKVLTAFYASNQLP from the coding sequence ATGCGCAAAGCTCTCAACCAAGGCCTGATCGAGTACCTGCAGGCATCGCCCACCCCGTTCCATGCCACCCAGAATCTCGCCCAGGCACTGCAGGCGGCCGGCTACCGTGCGCTGGATGAGCGCGAGGTCTGGCACACCGAACCTGGTGGACGCTACTACGTCACCCGTAACGATTCGGCCATCGTGGCGTTTCAGCTGGGCAGCAAATCGCTGGTCGAGCACGGCCTGCGTCCGGTCGGAGCCCACACCGACAGCCCCTGTCTGCGTGTGAAGCCACAGCCGGAACTGCAGCGCCAGGGTTTCTGGCAAGTAGGAGTCGAAGTCTACGGCGGCGCCCTGCTGGCCCCCTGGTTCGACCGCGATCTGTCCCTGGCCGGACGGGTGACCTACAGCCGGGATGGTCGCATCGAGAGCCAGCTGATCGATTTCAAGCTGCCGATCGCAACGATCCCCAACCTAGCGATTCACCTCAACCGGGAAGCCAATCAGGGTTGGGCGATCAACGCGCAGAACGAACTACCGCCGATCCTCGCGCAGATTGCCAGCCAGGAAAGCCCGGACTTCCGTGCACTGCTCGCCGATCAGCTCGGCCGTGAGCATGGGCTGGTCGCCGATGTGGTGCTGGATTTCGAACTGAGTTTCTACGACACCCAGAGCGCCGCGGTCATCGGCCTGCATGGGGATTTCATCGCGGGGGCACGGCTGGACAACCTGCTGTCGTGCTTTGCCGGCTTGCAGGCCCTGCTCGCGGCCGAGCGCGAACATACCTGCGTGCTGGTCTGCACCGACCACGAGGAAGTCGGCTCTACCTCCATGTGCGGCGCGGATGGCCCGTTCCTGGAGCAGGTACTGCGTCGCCTGCTGCCTGACGAAGACGACTTCCAGCGTGCGGTCAGCCATTCGCTGCTGATCTCAGCGGACAACGCCCACGCCGTTCACCCGAACTATGCGGACAAGCACGACGGCAACCACGGTCCGAAGCTCAACGCCGGCCCGGTGATCAAGGTGAACAACAACCAGCGCTATGCCACCAGCAGCGAAACCGCCGGCTTCTTCCGCCATCTCTGTCTGGAAAACGAGGTGCCGGTGCAGAGCTTCGTCACTCGTAGCGACATGGGCTGTGGCTCGACGATCGGCCCGATCACCGCTAGCCAGCTGGGCGTGCGCACCGTCGACATCGGCCTGCCGACCTTCGCCATGCATTCGATTCGCGAGCTGGCCGGCAGCCAGGACCTGGCCCATCTGGTCAAGGTGCTGACCGCTTTCTACGCGAGCAACCAGCTGCCCTGA
- the minE gene encoding cell division topological specificity factor MinE, whose amino-acid sequence MNLFDFFRERKKKETPAAIAKERLQIIVAHERGQRTEPDYLPALQKELVEVIRKYVNIDSDQVQVALEDQGSCSILELNITLPDR is encoded by the coding sequence ATGAACCTCTTCGACTTCTTCCGTGAACGCAAGAAGAAGGAAACACCGGCCGCCATTGCCAAGGAACGCCTGCAGATCATCGTCGCCCACGAACGCGGCCAGCGCACCGAGCCGGACTACCTGCCGGCATTGCAGAAGGAGCTGGTCGAGGTGATCCGCAAGTACGTCAACATCGACAGCGATCAGGTTCAGGTCGCCCTCGAGGATCAGGGCAGCTGCTCGATTCTCGAACTGAACATCACCCTGCCGGATCGCTGA
- a CDS encoding RluA family pseudouridine synthase, protein MPLSNIQIIHQDAALLVINKPTLLLSVPGRAEDNRDCLVTRLQDNGYPEARIVHRLDWETSGLIVLARDADTHRELSRQFHDRETEKAYTALCWGQPEQDSGSIDLPLRYDPPTKPRHVVDHELGKHALTFWRVLERCSDYSRVELTPITGRSHQLRVHMLSIGHPLLGDRLYAHEQALHAHERLCLHASMLTLTHPQTGERLRFECPAPF, encoded by the coding sequence ATGCCTCTTAGCAACATCCAGATCATTCACCAGGACGCCGCCCTGCTGGTGATCAACAAGCCGACCCTGCTGCTCTCCGTGCCAGGACGGGCTGAAGACAATCGTGACTGTCTGGTGACCCGCCTGCAGGACAACGGCTACCCCGAAGCCCGCATCGTGCACCGCCTGGACTGGGAGACCTCTGGGCTCATCGTGCTCGCCCGCGACGCCGATACGCACCGCGAGCTGTCCCGTCAGTTTCATGACCGCGAAACGGAAAAGGCCTATACCGCGCTGTGCTGGGGCCAGCCGGAGCAGGACAGTGGCAGCATCGACCTGCCGCTGCGTTACGACCCGCCGACCAAGCCACGGCATGTGGTCGATCACGAACTGGGCAAGCATGCGCTGACCTTCTGGCGCGTACTCGAGCGCTGCAGCGACTACAGCCGCGTCGAACTGACCCCCATCACCGGGCGCTCTCACCAGCTGCGGGTGCACATGCTGTCGATCGGTCACCCGTTGCTCGGCGACCGGCTTTACGCGCATGAACAGGCGCTGCATGCGCATGAGCGGCTGTGCCTGCACGCCAGTATGCTTACCCTGACTCATCCGCAGACAGGCGAGCGCCTGCGCTTCGAGTGTCCCGCGCCATTCTGA
- a CDS encoding lipid A biosynthesis lauroyl acyltransferase, whose protein sequence is MDRPQFRAYFLHPRFWPLWLGLGLLWLLVQLPYPLLLQLGRGLGALMFRFAGSRRYIARRNLELCFPELSQSQRERLLRENFASTGIAFFEMAMSWWWPQARLQRLAKIEGLEHLQQAQAAGQGVILMALHFTTLEIGAALLGQRHTIDGMYREHKNPLFDYVQRRGRERHNRDATAIEREDVRAMLKVLRAGRAIWYAPDQDYGRKQSLFVPLFGIQAATVTATTKFARLGRAKVVPFTQERMADGSGYRLVIHPPLEDFPGESEEADCLRINQWVEEAVSALPEQYLWAHRRFKTRPDGEPGLYKKKKKRKPV, encoded by the coding sequence ATGGACCGTCCTCAGTTTCGTGCGTACTTCCTGCATCCGCGCTTCTGGCCGCTGTGGCTGGGGCTTGGCCTGCTCTGGCTGCTGGTGCAGTTGCCGTATCCGCTCTTGCTGCAACTGGGCCGTGGGCTCGGCGCGTTGATGTTCCGATTCGCCGGTTCCCGGCGCTACATCGCGCGACGCAACCTGGAGCTGTGCTTTCCCGAACTCAGCCAGTCGCAGCGTGAACGTCTGTTGCGCGAGAACTTCGCGTCCACCGGCATTGCTTTCTTCGAAATGGCGATGAGCTGGTGGTGGCCGCAGGCGCGCCTGCAGCGGCTGGCAAAGATCGAGGGACTGGAGCATCTGCAGCAGGCCCAGGCGGCCGGGCAGGGGGTGATCCTGATGGCGCTGCATTTCACCACGCTGGAAATCGGCGCCGCATTGCTCGGTCAGCGCCACACCATCGATGGCATGTACCGCGAGCACAAGAATCCGCTGTTCGACTATGTACAGCGCCGCGGACGCGAGCGGCACAACCGCGACGCCACTGCCATCGAGCGGGAAGACGTGCGGGCCATGCTCAAGGTGCTGCGTGCCGGCCGCGCCATCTGGTACGCGCCGGATCAGGACTATGGCCGCAAGCAGAGTCTGTTCGTACCGCTGTTCGGTATCCAGGCCGCCACGGTGACCGCCACCACCAAGTTCGCTCGGCTAGGCAGGGCCAAGGTCGTACCGTTCACGCAGGAGCGCATGGCGGATGGTTCGGGTTATCGGCTGGTGATCCATCCGCCGCTGGAGGATTTCCCTGGCGAGAGCGAGGAGGCTGATTGTCTGCGGATCAATCAGTGGGTCGAGGAGGCCGTCAGCGCCCTGCCTGAGCAGTATCTCTGGGCGCACCGGCGCTTCAAGACCCGGCCGGACGGCGAGCCGGGGCTGTACAAGAAAAAGAAGAAGCGCAAGCCGGTGTAA
- a CDS encoding VacJ family lipoprotein, translating into MLLPLLLLSGLAFADTPAVDEDGFTHPLRNLEFNPGLDQREFERATFQALDVYDPFESVNRRIYHFNYRLDQWVMLPVVRGYRYVTPQPVRTGVSNFFANLGEIPTLFNSVAQLKGQRAANATARFLFNSILGVGGLWDPATRMGLVRQSEDFGQTLGYWGVPQGPYLIIPALGPSNLRDATGRVTDFAVERQVDFLQYAETTGGELSLTALRAINARHVTSFRYGQLNSPFEYEKVRYVYSRARDLMVEE; encoded by the coding sequence ATGCTGTTGCCGCTGCTGCTGCTCAGTGGTCTGGCCTTCGCCGACACACCGGCGGTCGACGAGGATGGTTTCACCCATCCGTTACGCAACCTGGAGTTCAATCCGGGGCTGGACCAACGTGAGTTCGAGCGCGCTACCTTTCAGGCGCTGGACGTCTACGACCCGTTCGAATCGGTCAACCGGCGCATCTACCACTTCAACTACCGGCTCGATCAATGGGTGATGCTGCCGGTGGTGCGAGGCTATCGCTATGTCACGCCGCAACCGGTGCGCACCGGCGTGAGCAACTTCTTCGCCAACCTCGGGGAGATTCCGACGCTGTTCAACAGCGTCGCGCAGCTCAAGGGACAGCGTGCGGCGAATGCCACCGCCCGCTTTCTGTTCAACAGCATTCTGGGCGTCGGCGGACTCTGGGACCCGGCCACGCGCATGGGTCTGGTGCGCCAGAGCGAGGACTTCGGCCAGACACTCGGGTATTGGGGCGTTCCCCAGGGGCCATACCTGATCATTCCGGCTCTCGGCCCCTCCAACCTGCGCGATGCCACCGGCCGCGTCACCGATTTCGCCGTCGAGCGACAGGTCGATTTCCTCCAGTACGCCGAGACCACCGGTGGCGAGTTGAGCCTGACCGCGTTGCGCGCCATCAACGCCCGCCACGTCACCAGCTTCCGTTACGGCCAGCTCAACTCGCCGTTCGAGTACGAGAAGGTGCGCTATGTGTATAGCCGTGCGCGGGATCTGATGGTGGAGGAATGA
- the minD gene encoding septum site-determining protein MinD encodes MAKIIVVTSGKGGVGKTTTSAAIGTGLALRGHKTVIVDFDVGLRNLDLIMGCERRVVYDFVNVINGDATLTQSLIKDKRLENLYVLAASQTRDKDALTQEGVGKVIDELGKNFEYVICDSPAGIEKGAHLAMYFADEAIVVTNPEVSSVRDSDRMLGLLASKSRRAENGEEPIKEHLLLTRYNPERVTKGEMLGVEDVEEILSIRLLGVIPESQAVLKASNQGIPVILDDQSDAGQAYSDAVDRLLGKEVAHRFLDVKKPGFLQRLFGGRE; translated from the coding sequence TTGGCCAAGATCATCGTAGTCACTTCCGGCAAAGGTGGCGTTGGTAAAACCACCACCAGCGCCGCCATCGGTACCGGCCTCGCTCTGCGCGGCCACAAGACTGTCATCGTCGACTTCGACGTCGGTCTGCGGAACCTCGACTTGATCATGGGCTGCGAACGCCGGGTGGTTTACGACTTCGTCAACGTCATCAATGGCGATGCCACCCTGACCCAGTCCCTGATCAAGGACAAGCGTCTGGAGAACCTCTACGTGCTGGCTGCCAGCCAGACGCGCGACAAGGACGCCCTCACCCAGGAAGGCGTCGGCAAGGTGATCGACGAGCTGGGCAAGAACTTCGAATACGTCATCTGCGACTCCCCGGCGGGCATAGAGAAAGGCGCTCATCTGGCCATGTACTTCGCCGACGAAGCCATCGTCGTGACCAACCCGGAAGTCTCCTCGGTACGCGACTCCGACCGCATGCTCGGCCTGCTGGCCAGCAAGTCGCGTCGCGCCGAAAACGGCGAAGAGCCGATCAAGGAACACCTGCTGCTGACCCGCTACAACCCTGAGCGCGTCACCAAGGGCGAAATGCTCGGCGTCGAAGACGTCGAGGAAATTCTCTCCATCCGCCTGCTGGGCGTGATCCCCGAGTCGCAGGCTGTGCTCAAGGCGTCCAACCAGGGCATCCCGGTGATCCTCGATGACCAGAGCGACGCCGGTCAGGCCTACAGCGACGCGGTGGACCGCCTGCTGGGCAAGGAAGTGGCGCACCGCTTCCTCGACGTCAAGAAGCCTGGCTTCCTGCAACGACTTTTCGGAGGCCGCGAATGA